In the genome of Spirochaetota bacterium, the window GCGCGCGGCCCTTGAGGCGATGCTGGCCGGGACGGAAAATCCATGATCCTTGGGAAAAGCAAGCGTCCCAGGATTCGCGTAGCGGGAATCGTGATCGAAAGCGGTCGTGTCCTGCTGATCGCGCACCAAAAAGCCGGCAAGGTTTACTGGCTTCTTCCCGGCGGCGGCGTCGAATATACGGAGTCGCTTCCCGACGCGCTTGCGCGCGAATTCAGGGAGGAGTTGCAGCTGGATGTGCAGCCGGGCGATATCGCCTTCGTGTCCGATTCAATCAATCCGGCGAGCGGGCGCCATGTCGTGAACATTTGCTTTCATTGTGGAAAGGCCGGCGGCAGGATAACCTTGGGCAAAGATCGCAGGCTTCACAGTTACGGCTTTTTCACCGCCGAACAAGTTTCCCATTTGACGATATTCCCCCCGGTAAACGACGAGCTTGTCGCCGCGCTCGGGCGCTCATCCCACGGGAGGGTGTACCTGGGGGCGCGATGGATGGACCTGTAAGGCGCGTTCGGGTACTCGGCGACTCCGGGTACGACGTGGCCGTCGGCTCAGGCGCCCTTGGGGAACTGGCCGCCGCGATGGATCGCTTCGCGGGAGCGAGGACGGCCCTCGTGATCTCCGAAACGGTGCGCCGCCTGCACGGGGAGCGCCTGCTTCACCTCTCTGGGGAATGGGACCGGCACGTGTTTATAATGCCGGACGGAGAAGAACATAAAAGCCTCGATTTCGCGAAGGGCGCCTTCGAATGGATGCTGCGCGAGGGCCTCACCCGTAAATCCGTGGTGATAGGCGTGGGGGGAGGTGTTGTCGGGGATTTCTCAGGCTTTCTCGCAGCGCTGTTCATGCGCGGGCTTCCGGTAATCCACGTTCCCACCACGCTGCTCGCCATGGTCGACTCCAGCGTGGGCGGCAAGGTCGCGGTAAATATTTCCGCGGGGAAGAATATCGTGGGAGTGTTTCATCAACCCGCGTTCGTGGCGGCCGATATTTCCCTGCTCGCGACGCTCCCGGACCTCGAATTAAAAAACGGACTCACCGAGGCCGTGAAGCATGCGCTTATCGGCGACGAGCCGCTGCGCGCACTATTTGACCGTACACGCGCTGCCGACATGCGAGTTCCTGAGGTTCTCGACGAGATCGTGTACCACTCCGTGCGGTTTAAAGGCTCGATCGTGGAGCGGGACGAACGAGAGGAGGGGATCCGCGCGATTCTCAATTTCGGACACACGGTCGGGCATGCCCTGGAATCGCTTTCCGGGTACAGGGGCATCACTCATGGCCAGGCGGTCGCGCTGGGAATGAAGGCGGAAATCCTGGTTTCACGAAGGCTCGGGATGCTGCGCGAAGACGATTGCGCACGGGCGCTCGGCCTTATCGACAAGTTCGGACTTGCCGAAACCCGGGTGAGTTTCGGCGCCGATGAAATCGTACGCCACATGCGCTATGATAAGAAAAATTCGGGAGGCTCGATACGGCCGGTGCTCCTGGCCGGGCCGGGAAAACCGGTATTCGACATTCCGGTGGAGGAGGGTATACTCGCGCACACGCTGGGTGCGCTGTTCGGTTGACGGACGGCACGCCCGAAACCACGCGGGGAAACGCAATGAGCGCGCTCAATTTTTCAATTGAAGACCGCGAAAACGTGAAGATCGTACATCTCTCGGGCCCCATCTCGAGCCTTACCAGGGCTGATTTCGAGATATTGGTCGAGGACCTGCTCCTCAAGGCGAACGTGATATTGAACCTGGCCCGCGTGAACCTTATCACCGTATCGGGGCTCACGAGCATGGTGGACGTGAGCGTGAGCGCCCGCAAGAAGGGAAAACGCGTGCTCGTCCTGGGCATGAAGCCGGAGCTCATGAAGACCGCCGACACGCTGGACATCTACGATCATTTCATTTTCATCGAGACGATAGAAGAGGGGCAGCTCAAGCTCAAGTATTACACCTGATGCGGCCCTACGAGAGGAAATGAACCTGCGGCCTGCCGCTGTAGACGTTGCGCGAAATTAAAACATCCACGTCGAAATATTTTTTTATGAGATCGGCGTCGAGTTCGTCGGGCGCGAGGTCTTCCGCGAATTTGCCCCCTTCCATCACAAGGATCCTGTCGGCGACCTGGGAGGCGAACGAGATATCGCCGGTCGCGAACAGGATCGACTTGTCGCCCCTCATGGTATAGCGCTGGATGGCACGGAGAAGGATCGCAGCGCCATGCAGGTCGAGGCCATCCGTAGGATTGTCCAGGAGAAGGTAATCGGCCGATCGCGCGAAGGCGAACGCGAGGAGCGCGCGCCGTTGCGCGCCGCCCGGGAGCTCGCCCAGCGAACTATCGGCATGAATGGCGAGATCGAAGGACTCGATGCATTCCTGGGCCGCTTCCCTGTCGAGGGCTCCGAATGACCGCAGGCGCCCCCGATAAGGAGCACGGGACAGCAGGATAAAATCGGCCACGCGCTCGTCCGGGTTCGCGGGGAGGACGCCGCTGTGCAGCACGGTTTCGCGATTACGTTCCGCCGGGCCGAGCGCGCGCATCGGGCGATTATGTAAAAGCACCTCTCCGTCGTAGGTGCGCCGCGTCCCCGACAAAATGGAAAGCAGCGTGCTTTTTCCCGACCCCGAGCGCCCGATGATGGCGGTGACGGCGCCGGTCTCGAACCGCGCGGACAGGAAATCAAGGATCATCCTGCCGCCGCGGGCGTACGTGAGATCGCGGACCTCCATCATACCGGAGAACCCTCGCCTCGAAAGCGGTCGACCGCCATACGTCCCAGCGGAACGCACAGGGCCAGGAGGGCGATGTAATAGGCGTCGGCATGGTCCGATACAAAAAGCAGAAGCAGGGTAAGCGCGATTCCCGCACACAGCGCCGAAGCCCCCGCCATGCCTCCCCGGGACGATGCGCGGCCGAACAGGACGGATGCGGGAGCCGCGAGCCAGCCCGCGCAGAAGAACATGCATGCCGAGAGAACGCCGGTTGCCGCAAGGTGACCGGTCCGAGCCCTTCCGTACGACAAACCGGTCAGATCGAAATAGTCGGGCCCGAGCAGGAAAAGCGCGATCTCGATTCGGAAGGCGAAAATGAGGATGTATCCGGCCAGGATTCCCGCCAGGACGAGCGCCGGCGCGATGAATGACGCGGTATGCATCGCGCCGTAACCGAGAATGAGGTTCCCGGCCGCGTGCGTCGCCGCCTCGGTTCCCGCCGCGGTCAGGAAGAACAGAGCCAGGAAAAGAACCGCGTTCATGACCGCACCCGTGAATATGATTTCGCGGGGGCGCAGGGAAAGGAACCGGAAGAGATAGAGTCGCGCGAGAACGGAGACGCATACCATTACCGGTACAAGCACGGCCGGAAGGGACGATATGAAAAGGATTGCGATCACCGCAGCCATGGATTGAAACGCGGTTTCACCGGAAACCAGGAAATCGACGCTACCGGCTCCGGAACCGGCCCGTTGCGCCACATGGCATGCCATGGACCCGGCCGTGATCATCGCTATCTGCGGGACGGAATACGCGGTAAAGAGACAATTCAAGCCGACAGCGCCGCACGCGGCGGCGAGCGCCGCTGCGAAGATCGCCGCGTGACCGGTTTCAGGGCTGTTTCTTCGGCTCAAGCTTCAGCTTGTTCTCCTCTTCTTTCTTCAGCCTGGCTTCGGTTTCGGCCTTCTGCCGGGCTTCCGCTTCCCGCTTGATGCGCAGTTCTTCTTCGCGCCTTGCGCGTGCTTCCTCTTCCTTTTTAAGCTTTTCTTCCTCTTTAATGCGGCGCTCTTCGTCGATATCCCTGGCGATTCCCGAGAGCGCAGCGTCGCCGCGCGCCCTTTCAAGGTATGATTTCGGCAATCCAAGGAGAATCCGCTTCGACTTATCTTTTTGTCCAGCACGGCCGTAGAGGGCGCAGAGCAGGTAGCGATCGTCGTCCGAGGAGAGGGAAAGCTTTTCGAAGTAGCCGATAGCCTTATCGGTATTGCCAAGCTGGGCGTGCGTCCTGGCGAGCATGAACTTCATTTCGGTGTCCAGGTACTTTTCCGGGAGCTTATCGGCAATGGCGAGCGCGCGTGCGTCCTGCGAGGATTCATGATACGCCTTCGCGAGCAGTGCAAATGCCTTGTGGTATTTCTGAGGCGTTTCCTTCTGACGGGCGGCATTCAGGTCAAACAGCCTGTCGAAATACTGGATGTATTTTTTCGATGCGGTCTTGTAGTGGACGCTCCCCAACTGGAATAGTATCTCGGTATTGTCGGGCTCCAGGGCTTCGGCCCTCTCAAGGGTCTTGAGCGCCTCGGCGTAGTTTTCTTCTTTGATATCGATTGCCGAAAGCAGGAAAAACGCCTCCATGGATTTCGGATTCAGCTTGAGCGCCTCGGCCACGCTCTCCCCGGCCTTTTTATATTCCCTGATATTGTAGAATGATGATGCCCTCTTGATGTAGATCAGGTAAAGCGTACCGGCGTCGAAGAACCCGTAATCGAGCGCCTTCGAGAAATGCGCGAGCGCCTGCCGGTACGATTCCTTCTGAAACTGGATGTCGCCCAGCACCACCTGGACGTCTCCGTAAAAAGGGATCTTGTCCGCGACATCGTTCAGGCAGCGTACCGCGTCGGTCGTATTGCCCGCTTTCAGGTAGAGGAGGCCCAGCTCGAACTTGGGTGCCAGGAACGCGGAATCCGTTTTTAGCGCGGCTTTGAAGGAAGATTCCGCATCGTCGGTTTTTCCCAGGTTGCGGAAGCGTATTCCCTTTTCGTATTCGGCCTTGGCGTCCTGATTGTCCGTCCAGAGGAACTTGTTGATAAGCGCCTCCACGCGCACCCGCGCGTCCCCGTCGCCCATCTTGAGGGACATCTCTTTGCTCATCTTCACGACGCCCATATAATCGCCGCGCTGCTCGAGGATGATCATGATGTTCGCGTATGAAAGCCGCAGGTACTTTGGGGATATCACCCGGTTCACGGAAAGCTTGAAATATTCGAGCGCCTTGTCGAAATTGTTTTCCTGCATCTCTATGTCGCCCAGGAAAAAATAGCAGTGCCCGTCGTTGGATGTTTCTCCGGCCTTGATAAGCATCTCCCGCGCCTTCTCGTAGTTCTTGACACGGTAAAAGTACAGGCCCTGATCGTAGTAGCCGGCATAGGCGGACCCGGTAATGCTCAGGGACACGGCGGCGATCGTTGATATGCAGAGGATTTTCAGGGGTTTCATGTTGGATGTGTGCGCTCGCATGTGGGAAGTATACATCCGCAGCGGAGGGGATTTGTCAAGATAATTAACCGGCGTGCGGCGGGACGGAAATGGGCATGCGCCGATAAAATGGGTTGACTTCCCGCCATGCGCCCTGTAGTGAGCGCACATGGCACCCTCTTCACTTGTCCGTTCGACGGGCATCGTCGCGATTTCGACGCTTGCCAGCCGAATCCTCGGATTCGTGCGGGACATGATCGTCGCGAGCTACTTTGGCGCTTCGGGAGCGCTCGACGGCTTCTTCGTCGCATTCAGAATACCCAACCTTCTGCGCCGCCTGGTGGCCGAGGGCGCGCTCACGGTGTCGTTCATTCCCGTGTACACCGATTACCTGGTCAACAAGGGCGAACGCGAGGCACTCGAGCTCGCACAGAAGACGCTTTCCATCATGCTCATCGTCCTCGGGGGACTGGTCGCGCTGGGGATCGTGTTCTCCCCGGAGATCGTCCGCGCGTTCGCGTACGGGTTCGAAGACGAGGGCGTGCTCGCCCTCACGGTGGGGCTCAACCGCATCATGTTCCCCTACCTGTTCCTGGTGGGGCTGGTCGCGTTCGCGATGGGCGTCCTCAACTCGCATAATTATTTCTTCGCGCCCGCGTTTTCACCGGTTCTCCTGAACGTTGGCATGATCATGGGGGCGGTGCTGTTCCGCGGATTCTTCTCCGAGCCGCTCCACGGCCTGGCCTGGGGGGTCATACTGGGCGGAATTTTCCAGGCGGTCACGCAGGTCCCGGACCTGGTGCGCTCGGGCTTCAGGATGAAATTCTCCCTCGACCTGAAGCATCCCGGCATCAGGAGGATTTTCCGGATGATCGGGGCCGCGGTTTTCGGAACGGCGATCTACCAGGTGAACATCTTCATGAGCACCGTCATCGCCTCCCTGCTGCCCTCGGGGAGCATCAGCTACCTGTATTACTCGGACCGCCTCACCGAGATGGTGCTCGGGATATTCATCGTATCGATCGGCAACGTGATCCTTCCCGAGATGTCGCGCATCACGGCGAAGGACGACATGGTCACGCTTAAAAAACTCTACATACGCGCCTCGAACGCGTCCCTGTTTCTGGCCGTCCCCGCGGCGGCGGCCCTTATGGCGGTAGGGACCGCGGTCGTATCGGTGCTGTTCATGCGCGGGCAGTTCACCGCCTATCACGCCGAGATGACGGCGCGCGCCCTCTTCTGCGCGAGCTTCGGGATCGTGCCGGTGGCACTTCTCAGGATCACCACGCCGACCTTTTACTCCCTCAAGGACGCGCGCACGCCGGTGTACGCCGCCGCCGTCTCGTTCGTGCTCAACATCTCGGCGGGATACGCGCTCATGCAGACGCCGCTGCGCCACGCGGGCCTCTCGCTCGCGAACTCGATTTCCGCGACCGTGCAGGTCGGCATTCTCGTGTATTTTCTCGAAAGGAAGATCGGCAGGATCCGCTTCCGCGAAATGTTCGTGCCCGCCGCGAAGTACCTCGCGGCGAGCCTTGGAATGGTCGCGGTCGTGTTCGCCGTATCGTGGAACACGGACTGGGTGCGCGACTCCTTCCTGCGGCGCGCGCTCATGCTGGGCGTCGTCGTTGCGGCGGGCGGCGCGACATACTTCGCCCTGTGCGCGGCCATGGGCGTGGAGGAGATCGACTTCCTGGTCGCCCGGGTTCGCGCGCTCGCGCGGCGCGGGAAAGCGCGGGGCGGGATGGAGTAGACGCGCGGGGAGCGCCGTCCGCGCCCGGTTGCTTAGGATAGAGAAGGGTGCCGTCCCAATGTGCGCCCATTCGACCCGCGCGAGGGGGGCCTGCCGGCGCATCGGACCCCCCGACTTCGATCGATCATGCTTCAATCATGCACGCGGCAGCGCGAATCGAATCCGCTTCCCCGCGGCGAAGGAGACCAACGCTATGATCAGGAAATTTGTAGAGACCGACCTGGAACAGGTATACCGTGTGGTGAATGAGGCCGCGATCGCGTACAAGGGAGTGATCCCGGCGGACCGCTGGCACGAGCCCTACATGCCCATGGACGAGCTGAAAAGCGAAATCGCCTCCGGTGTCGAATTTCATCTCTGGGACGAGGGCGGGGAAATCCTTGCCGTCATGGGCATCCAGGACAGGGGGGAGGTGACCCTCATCCGGCACGCCTACACGCGTACCGCGTCGCAGAAGCGGGGGCTGGGAACGCGGCTGCTCGCCCGCCTCGTTCCCCTCGCGACCGGGCCCATTCTCATCGGGACGTGGCGCGACGCGACCTGGGCGGTTCGTTTCTATCAAAATAACGGTTTCGTCCTGACGCCTGAGGCCGAGAAGAACGCGCTCCTCGCCAGATACTGGTCCATACCGGAACGCCAGGTGGAGACCTCGGTCGTGCTCGCGGACAGCCGCTACCGCGCGCTCCATCCCCTCGCCTGAAAGGACGGCCGCCCCCCGGCCCGCGAGTAGCCGGTTGAACCTCCGCCCGTGCGCGCCATTGTTTTTTATTTGACGAACGCTTCTCAGGATGCAGGATCGGGGGTGGGTCCGATACTACCACGGGCGGGGGACACGATGGCAGAAAGCACGAAGAAAACCGGTCTTGGACGCAACGTCATCCTCATGGGACTCACCTCCTTCTTCACCGATATATCCTCGGAGATGATATACCCGCTCATCCAGGCCTTCGTGACCCTGGTCATGGCCTCGGCACGGACCATGGCGGGACCGATCCTCGGGATGATCGAAGGGATCGCCGAGGCGACCGCGAGCATTCTTAAAGTATATTCCGGCTACATCTCGGACCGCCTGGGGCGGCGCAAGCCCCTCGCGATCGCCGGGTATGGCCTCTCCGGCGCTTCGAAGCTGCTCTACCTTTTTGCAGGGTTCGGCTGGCCCTTCATACTGCTCGCGCGCTTCTTCGACCGCGTAGGCAAGGGGATCAGGACCGCGCCGCGGGACGCGCTCATTACGGAATCGGTGAATCCCGCGGCGAAGGGGAAGGCGTTCGGATTCCACAGGGCGATGGACTATACCGGCGCCCTGTTAGGCGTCATCGTATGTTACTTCATAAGCATGGAATTCATCGACCCGGTGAGCCGGACCATCACCAGCCTGGACGCATTTTACGTGCTCTTCGTCATTTCGCTCATACCGGCGGCGCTGGGCGTTCTCGTCCTGTTCCCGGTAAGGGAAAAGAGGGAGCCCCGGAAACCGGGGACCGTGGCGCGGCCCAGGCTCTCCTTCAAGGGGCTGGACCGTTCCCTGCTGATATTTTTCGCCGCGGTCTTTATTTTCACCCTGGGCAACTCGAGCAACCAGTTCCTGCTGCTGCGCAGCATGGACGCGGGTGTGAGCCTGCCGGGCGTGCTCGTCATGTACATGCTCTTCAACCTGGTCACCTCGGTGCTCTCCACCCCGCTGGGAAGCCTGTCCGACCGGGTCGGCCGTACCCGCATCATCCTCGCCGGCTATGCCCTGTACGCGTTCATCTACATCATGTTCGGTTTCGTGAGCGCCGACACCAGCGGTTACCTGTGGCTTTTCTGGGCGCTCTACGGCGTCTATTACGCCCTCACCGAGGGGATCGAGAAGGCGCTTGTCGCCGATCTCGCGCCCGCGGCGTCCAGGGGCACCGTCATGGGCCTGTTCGGCATGTTGACCGGTGTGGGCCTGCTCCCCGCGAGCCTGATCGCCGGATTTCTCTATGCGTGGTCCCCGGCCGCGCCCTTCATCTTTGGCGGGGCCGCCGCCGCGGCCTCGTTCGCGATCATTTTTATTTTTCTAAGGCGGAAATAAGGTATTTGTTGACTTCATGGTTTGACGATACTATATTCGGGCACGGACATCGGGAGCCGTTCCCGCAGTGGAGCACATCCTAAAGTTTTCCGCGGGCGGCGCCCAGGGGGGAGGTAGCACAGTGATCAACAGCAAGGGTCAGTTTGAGCAGAGCAATGTCCCGTCACCCGTCAAGGGAGGCAAGAAGGGCTCGCTGGGCCTGGTGATCAAGGTGGCGCTGGTGGCGCTCATCTTCATCGGGGTGTTCTATCTCATTTACTTCTCGGTCCAGTACGGCAAGGCCAATTTCGTGCTGTCCGACCGCGAAATCACCTCGGATTCCGACCCCGTGGTCGAGCGGTTCAAAACCGGCGGCAAAATATACTTTTTCATAAACAGGATAAGCAAGGACCTCGATTCCAGTCTCTTTACCATCGAGATCGAGAAGCAGGAAAACAACGAGTTTCGTCACCACAAACAGGTGAGCTACGAGATCGAAAAAAGTTTCCCTCAAATGGGGGCGTATCTGCCCCAGGAATACTTTCGCAAGGCGGGCAAGTACAGGATCAAGGCGTTGCTCGACGGTAAGGTGGTCGCGACGCACCCCGTCGAGGTGTCGGATTAGGACCGGGCGTTTCGTAAATTAAACTACGGGTTGAAACCAAATGCGCAATGCAGCACGGGCGTCCATTTTCCTGAAACTGGCGTTGATAATCGCACTGATCGCCGGGGGGGCGCAGACCGGCAATGCGTCCACCGACCAGACCACGACCGAGAGAATTCTGGGCGAGAACAAGTATTTCGTCTACTTCGCGGACGTTTGCATAACGAATTTCGGCGAGGCCCGGACGGAGCAGTTCAAGGACATATACCAGCTCCACTTCAACGCCGAGGTTTCCTTCCTTCAGTCCGATTACAAGGGGGCATACAAGCGCGTCTACCGCAGCCAGGAAAAAGAGGCCGAGCTTATGGCGGACGTTCTCAAGAATTCCTACCTGGAAAACTCCAAGGACATACTGGACCAGATCGCGCCGGATATCATCCGGTCCAAGCAGGCACGCGCGAAACTCTACCTTACCCTTGCGTATCGCGACCGCGCGGTCGCCGTGAATTATTTCACTATCGGCGAGGCGTCCAATCCCAAGCTTTACTCATACAAGCTCTACAAGTTCGTGGACGCGATCAACATGGCGCGCCGTGCCAAGCGCTACGGTTTCCTCGCCCTGTATGAGAGCCAGCCGAACGAGGTAAAGCAGAAGATATTCAACCATCTCTTCGAAATGGAGCGGGAGGGCGGGGGACAGTTCTACAGCCGGTTCCTGGTCAAGTCGGGGGATTCCTTCCTTGGGGAACTCAACAAGACCTACGAGGAGTACGAGAAGGAGGGCGACGCGGAGCCCGCGCGCAAAGAGGAATCGAAGGACGCCGCCGGGAAAAAAACCGAGCCCGCAAAGACGAAAGGAAAAGAGCTTACGAGTTTCGAGAAAAAAGTCGAGAAACGCGTGCGCTTCCGCAATGAGAAGACCGTCGCGTCCAACCTCCTGAACGCCGAGTTCGAAAAGGCCGAGGACGTAATCCGGGACTACGTGGAGGATTTCAATTTCAAGATAATACGCGCCACCTTCGAGGTGCTGGCCGCCAGGGGGAAGGAAACGAAGGAAACCGCGGTCGGTTACGATTCATTCCTCCCGCACCATACCGACAATTACGGGCGCCTCTCCAGGCATTCGGTACTCGAATCGTTCGCGGGGACGGTTAAGGTTGAGGACTTCGTGGAGAAGGAAGGGCAGAAGGGAGCCTTGCAGGATGGCGGGAAGGACAAGGAAGGCAAGGGCACCGATGTGATAAAAGATGCGAAAGCCGTGGAGAAGAAAGAAGACAAGAAAGAAGATAAAAAAGATGATAAGAAAGAAGAAAAGAAAGGAGACGGCGGGAAATAAATACCGCATAAATGGACAATACCGATCTGTTGAACAAGGTGCACAAGCGAATCCTCAACGAGCTGACGAGTCATGGGGAATCGCAATACCCTAAAGAGCTTCTTGAAAAGATATTCGAAAGCGATTCCCGGCTGCGTAAGGCGCTGGCTGACCTTTATCTCAATCTCGCCGAACTGGGTAATGCTTCAATTGCAGTGGACATGCTCGCCGAGCACACCGCCATGCTGGTCGACATGATCAACCAGTTTAAAAAGCGTCCCTGAGCCCGGGGGCGACTTTACAAAACCTAAATTATTGTTGCATTTAAATCGATGCTGATGAATAGTATTGGGGAAGGCGCGCCGCGTACATCGCGTGACGACCCCCGCGCGGCGCCACAACAATGAATTCGGGGTGTTTTTTAATGAAACTACGTGGAATATTACTGGCGCTCACGCTCGTTCTGTCCCTTGCCGGGTTGGCATGCAAGGAGGAGTTCGGGGGACTGGGCATAGAGGTGGATACCGGGGAAGGCAAGGTCACAAAGGAAAGGCCCTATGTGATCCGCGATGTTTTTAAAGGCGGGACAGGCGAGCTTGCAGGGTTGCAGGCGGGGGATAAGATTCTTTCGGTGGACGGCCAGGAGCTTACCGGCCTCCAGCATGAATATATTGTTATAAATCTGCTTCGCGGCAAACCCGGGACCATGGTGACCCTTCAGATCGACAGGGGCGGGCAGGTTATGATCATCCGGGCCCTGCGCGGCAGGGTCCTGCTGCAATGACGTCGCCGGCTTCCATAAAATCCGGGCCGGCCCCATCGTACCAGGGGAAACGGGAAAAAATAAAACGAATCGCCTGGAGCGCGGTGTATGGACTGACCGCGCTCCTGTGGCTCCTGTTCCTGCTTGACATCCTGTATTGGGCGACACATTGAGCTTTACCGTGTGCGGAAATGAAAGAAAGATATGAAAAGCGTAGTTGATAAGGTCAAAGATTCCATCGAGCGCATGCCCTCCCTTTCTCCCGTGATTCACAAGATCAACGAGGTTGCAAACAGCGTGAAGTCAAGCGCCCAGGACCTCACCGACGTAATTCAGCTCGATCCCGTACTTACCGCCAAAGTGATACGCATGGTGAATTCGGCATATTTCGGCCTCCAGCAGCAGGTTAAATCCCTGAAGCCCGCCGTGATCATGCTGGGGCTCAACACGATCAAGAACGTGGCGCTTTCCTCGGCGTTCCTGGGCAAGGTTTCGCTCAACAAGGATACGAAGCTCAACGGCGAGGAATTCTGGAAACACTCCCTGGGCGTAGCGGTCGCCTCGAAGCTCATCGCGCGAAAGATGGGTGTGGACTCCAAACTTCTGGAGGAGTATTTCATCGCGGGTCTCATCCACGATATCGGCAAGGTGCTCATCAACAATTTCTTTCCCGAGGAGATGAATATAATCCTCGATGAGGCTCTCAAAAAAGAAGAAGGCATCACCGAGATCGAGCGGAGGGTTCTGGGTCTCACGCATGAAGAGATAGGGATCGCGATCGGCAAGAAGTGGAAATTCGCGAACAACCTCCTCTACGCGATGGGAAGGCACCATCAGCCCGTAGTACAGGGCGAGTCGGCGGTTTTTTCGATGGTGGCCGCGGTGGCGGACAATTTCGTGAAAATCATGAAGGTCGGATTCAGCGGAAATTATAAAATCGAGCATATGCCGGATGAGCTCTGGAACCAGCTCGGCATCAAGGAAGAGATGGTATTCGAGGCGCTGTCCACGATCAACGACGAGATCGAAAAAGCGGTTCTCTTCCTGAAATAGCCATGGGTGAACTCCAGGTAAAATTCTGGGGCGTGAGAGGCTCCATCCCGGTTCCGGGACCGGCCACGGTCAAGTACGGCGGCAATACCTCCTGCCTGGAGTTGATTTCCGACGAGCCGGAACGAATTATTTTCGATGCGGGAACCGGCCTGCGCGTGTTGGGCGACTCGCTCGACCTTTCGAAGAAACACGACATCCACCTGCTCATTTCCCACCCGCACTGGGATCACATCAACGGGTTCCCTTTTTTTACGCCCATTTACATTCCGGGAAACCGTGTGACGGTATACGGTCCCTCCACCTTCGAGCTCACCATGGAGGAGGTCATAAACGGGCAGATGAAGTATTCTTATTTCCCGGTGCGCACCGCGGAGCTGTCGGCGGATTTATCGTTCAAAGAGATTAAGGCCGAGGAGTTCGATATAGGAAAATTCCATATCCGTACGCATATCCTCAATCACCCGGTCACGTGCCTGGGCTACAGGATTTCGTATAACGGAAAAGAATTCGCCTACCTGGGGGACAACGAGCCGTATT includes:
- a CDS encoding MFS transporter; protein product: MAESTKKTGLGRNVILMGLTSFFTDISSEMIYPLIQAFVTLVMASARTMAGPILGMIEGIAEATASILKVYSGYISDRLGRRKPLAIAGYGLSGASKLLYLFAGFGWPFILLARFFDRVGKGIRTAPRDALITESVNPAAKGKAFGFHRAMDYTGALLGVIVCYFISMEFIDPVSRTITSLDAFYVLFVISLIPAALGVLVLFPVREKREPRKPGTVARPRLSFKGLDRSLLIFFAAVFIFTLGNSSNQFLLLRSMDAGVSLPGVLVMYMLFNLVTSVLSTPLGSLSDRVGRTRIILAGYALYAFIYIMFGFVSADTSGYLWLFWALYGVYYALTEGIEKALVADLAPAASRGTVMGLFGMLTGVGLLPASLIAGFLYAWSPAAPFIFGGAAAAASFAIIFIFLRRK
- a CDS encoding PDZ domain-containing protein, encoding MNSGCFLMKLRGILLALTLVLSLAGLACKEEFGGLGIEVDTGEGKVTKERPYVIRDVFKGGTGELAGLQAGDKILSVDGQELTGLQHEYIVINLLRGKPGTMVTLQIDRGGQVMIIRALRGRVLLQ
- a CDS encoding HDOD domain-containing protein, which codes for MKSVVDKVKDSIERMPSLSPVIHKINEVANSVKSSAQDLTDVIQLDPVLTAKVIRMVNSAYFGLQQQVKSLKPAVIMLGLNTIKNVALSSAFLGKVSLNKDTKLNGEEFWKHSLGVAVASKLIARKMGVDSKLLEEYFIAGLIHDIGKVLINNFFPEEMNIILDEALKKEEGITEIERRVLGLTHEEIGIAIGKKWKFANNLLYAMGRHHQPVVQGESAVFSMVAAVADNFVKIMKVGFSGNYKIEHMPDELWNQLGIKEEMVFEALSTINDEIEKAVLFLK
- a CDS encoding MBL fold metallo-hydrolase; the protein is MGELQVKFWGVRGSIPVPGPATVKYGGNTSCLELISDEPERIIFDAGTGLRVLGDSLDLSKKHDIHLLISHPHWDHINGFPFFTPIYIPGNRVTVYGPSTFELTMEEVINGQMKYSYFPVRTAELSADLSFKEIKAEEFDIGKFHIRTHILNHPVTCLGYRISYNGKEFAYLGDNEPYYNVFNDDDPEVVQVTGEMNEQLVQFVSGLDVLVSDSQYTPAEYPSHRGWGHSTTHHVVNMALKAGVKKLFFFHHEPQRSDEELDLLVYHYNERVRARGFTMEIDAAREGVAFPV